The Sardina pilchardus chromosome 19, fSarPil1.1, whole genome shotgun sequence genome window below encodes:
- the LOC134065904 gene encoding transmembrane protein 241 encodes MNLSKFGLGSVFCSFFVVSYFINKYVLSVLKFTYPTLFQGWQTFIGALLLLVSGKLGWVEISSIPRAAALAWLPGSALFVGNIYAGSRALSCLPIPFFFTLHNASEVISFLILKVTQRERMSWMKIFSVNLLLASAINLPIHDPQFDPGGYVWALIHIFCVGAYRVFQKKTSHLSDLEQQYINYVFSVLLLTFAAHPTGDLFGALDFPFLMSYQFHSGCCASALLGFFLLLATVKLRTALPLEHCGAWVFLAKVLTTGLSPLVFQIEVNPETLCCILCSLGGEALLVYSEKA; translated from the exons ATGAATCTGTCTAAATTTGGTCTCGGTTCAGTATTCTGCTCGTTTTTTGTGGTGTCATATTTCATAAATAAG tatgtgttgtctGTCCTGAAATTCACATATCCAACCTTATTTCAGGG GTGGCAGACCTTCATTGGAGCTCTTTTGCTCTTGGTGTCAGGAAAACTAGGATGGGTAGAAATCAGCAGCATCCCCAG GGCAGCAGCTTTGGCCTGGCTCCCTGGTTCAGCATTGTTTGTCGGCAACATCTATGCTGGCTCCAGAGCCCTGTCTTGCCTG CCCATACCTTTTTTCTTCACACTCCACAATGCCTCTGAGGTCATCTCATTCTTGATTCTGAAAGTGACTCAAAGAGAG CGGATGTCTTGGATGAAAATATTCAG TGTGAATCTGTTGCTTGCATCTGCAATCAACCTTCCCATCCACGATCCGCAG TTTGATCCTGGTGGATATGTTTGGGCTTTAATTCACATTTTCTGTGTTG GAGCTTACAGAGTATTCCAGAAGAAGACCAGCCACCTAAG TGACCTGGAACAACAGTATATCAACTATGTGTTCAG TGTTCTGTTGTTAACCTTTGCTGCACATCCTACAG GTGACCTTTTTGGTGCTCTGGACTTCCCTTTCCTTATGTCTTATCAGTTCCACAGTGGGTGCTGTGCCAG TGCCTTGCTTGGCTTCTTCCTTCTGCTGGCTACAGTTAAACTGAGGACTGCCTTGCCTCTGGAGCACTGTGGAGCTTGGGTCTTCTTGGCCAAG GTGCTTACAACAGGACTGTCACCCCTTGTGTTCCAGATAGAGGTTAATCCTGAAACTCTCTGCTG CATCCTCTGCAGCCTTGGTGGAGAGGCCCTGTTAGTGTACTCTGAAAAAGCCTGA